The Lactuca sativa cultivar Salinas chromosome 2, Lsat_Salinas_v11, whole genome shotgun sequence genome includes a window with the following:
- the LOC128132270 gene encoding protein FAR1-RELATED SEQUENCE 5-like has translation MHLSRAKRQLSVVDQAFIHKLLSAKVGATTSYRLMCVIKGGCEFVDGLEIDWKNFTRDINCHIGGTDANLLITKLQNRRENVTNFTYEYRCDKKQLNALFWADDTSKQNYELFGDVVSFDATYRTNRYCMVFVPFTGIDNHKRCVTFGAGLLCREDTNSYIWLLRSFLKCFGKAPIMVVTDQDPTMKKAIEIVFPYTKHRFCMWHITSKLPLKVSWETMNESDFKADFNSIVWDSKIAVNDFEMRWDALMVKYKLQDNKWMKDMFDLRSSWIPAYFKDVPMSGLMRTTSRSESENSAFNRVSHHGYTLNNFMNAFESVMERQRNNQIKFDFDTSTIIPIIKTPLADMEKHASMVYTRTIFLMVQREILHSLVSCSQKSVTSGVVSDICIVKHKRTNISKKKVVVEKKEKVDIDSEWNFNTSEGDFEVEFNREDLTVKCSCMLFERFGIFCRHIFCILKIYDIQEIPSRYILKRWRRDIIPTTVLKRTFRYSDSSGNVEKVAYKAFSMLDQCLSSLSNDDKKLEEFMQKLEVFMTDIGEQGSDKVPVTKEDHIDKLYGATTNPEVVDVENPPMVKNKGSGTGKRLKSALEKATIQGNKQSRSCKTCGVKGHNSRKCLTLLNKSKVQSA, from the exons ATGCATCTTTCAAGAGCTAAACGTCAGTTGAGTGTTGTTGATCAAGCTTTTATACATAAACTTTTGAGTGCAAAGGTGGGGGCAACTACATCATATAGACTAATGTGCGTTATAAAAGGAGGATGTGAATTTGTTGATGGACTAGAGATAGATTGGAAAAATTTTACAAGGGATATAAATTGTCACATCGGGGGAACTGATGCAAATTTGTTGATTACAAAGCTTCAGAATCGTAGAGAGAATGTTACAAATTTTACATACGAATACAGATGTGACAAGAAGCAGTTAAATGCTCTCTTTTGGGCTGATGACACTTCAAAACAAAACTATGAGTTATTTGGGGACGTTGTTTCGTTTGATGCAACATATCGTACAAACAG gtATTGTATGGTATTTGTACCTTTTACTGGCATTGATAATCACAAAAGGTGCGTCACTTTTGGAGCTGGTTTGTTGTGTAGAGAAGATACAAATTCCTATATTTGGTTACTTCGGTCATTCTTGAAGTGTTTTGGAAAAGCACCAATCATGGTCGTGACCGATCAAGATCCAACAATGAAAAAAGCTATTGAGATAGTATTTCCATACACAAAACATAGATTTTGTATGTGGCATATCACAAGTAAACTTCCATTGAAG GTAAGCTGGGAAACAATGAATGAATCAGATTTTAAGGCGGACTTCAATAGTATAGTATGGGACTCCAAAATTGCTGTCAATGATTTTGAAATGAGATGGGATGCATTAATGGTAAAATATAAGTTGCAAGACAATAAATGGATGAAAGATATGTTTGATTTGAGAAGCAGTTGGATTCCAGCCTATTTTAAAGATGTACCGATGTCAGGTCTAATGAGAACAACTTCTCGGTCAGAAAGTGAGAATTCAGCATTCAATAGGGTATCGCATCATGGTTATACGTTAAACAATTTTATGAATGCTTTTGAGTCTGTTATGGAAAGGCAAAGGAATAATCAgatcaaatttgattttgatACATCTACTATAATTCCAATCATCAAAACACCTCTTGCAGATATGGAGAAACATGCATCTATGGTATACACCAGGACTATTTTTCTCATGGTGCAGAGGGAGATTCTTCATTCACTTGTTTCTTGTTCACAGAAGAGTGTTACATCAGGCGTTGTTTCTGACATATGCATTGTCAAACATAAAAGGACAAATATATCAAAGAAGAAGGTAGTAGTtgagaaaaaagaaaaagttgaCATCGATTCTGAATGGAATTTTAACACAAGTGAAGGTGATTTTGAG GTTGAATTCAACAGAGAAGATCTAACGGTGAAATGTTCATGCATGCTTTTTGAGCGGTTTGGAATTTTTTGTAGACACATCTTCTGTATTCTAAAGATTTATGACATACAAGAGATTCCGTCCAGATACATTCTTAAGAGATGGAGAAGAGATATTATCCCCACCACAGTTTTGAAAAGGACGTTTAGATATAGTGATTCGTCTGGAAATGTTGAGAAGGTTGCATACAAAGCTTTTTCCATGCTTGATCAATGTCTGTCTTCATTAAGTAATGATGACAAGAAGTTAGAAGAGTTCATGCAGAAGCTTGAAGTTTTTATGACTGATATTGGTGAACAAGGTTCAGACAAAGTACCGGTTACAAAAGAAGATCATATTGATAAACTTTACGGAGCTACTACGAATCCTGAAGTTGTTGATGTTGAAAATCCACCTATGGTGAAGAATAAAGGTTCTGGTACAGGAAAACGTTTAAAAAGTGCTTTGGAGAAGGCTACTATTCAAGGTAACAAGCAATCAAGATCATGCAAAACATGTGGGGTTAAAGGGCATAATTCAAGGAAATGTTTGACATTGTTGAATAAATCCAAGGTACAAAGTGCATAG